A region from the Mycolicibacterium phlei genome encodes:
- the mtrA gene encoding two-component system response regulator MtrA: MDTMRQRILVVDDDPSLAEMLTIVLRGEGFDTAVIGDGSQALTAVRELRPDLVLLDLMLPGMNGIDVCRALRADSGVPIVMLTAKTDTVDVVLGLESGADDYVVKPFKPKELVARVRARLRRNEDEPAELLSIGDVEIDVPAHKVTRNGEQISLTPLEFDLLVALARKPRQVFTRDVLLEQVWGYRHPADTRLVNVHVQRLRAKVEKDPENPQVVLTVRGVGYKAGPP; encoded by the coding sequence ATGGACACCATGAGGCAAAGGATTCTGGTTGTCGACGACGATCCCTCGCTGGCGGAGATGCTCACCATCGTTCTGCGTGGTGAGGGGTTCGACACCGCGGTCATCGGCGACGGATCCCAGGCGCTGACGGCGGTCCGGGAACTGCGGCCCGACCTGGTGCTGCTCGACCTGATGCTGCCCGGCATGAACGGCATCGACGTCTGCCGCGCGCTGCGCGCCGACTCCGGGGTGCCGATCGTCATGCTGACCGCGAAGACCGACACCGTGGACGTCGTCCTGGGACTGGAGTCCGGCGCCGACGACTACGTGGTCAAGCCGTTCAAGCCCAAGGAGCTCGTCGCCCGTGTCCGGGCCCGGCTGCGCCGCAACGAGGACGAGCCCGCGGAGCTGCTGTCCATCGGCGACGTCGAGATCGACGTGCCCGCCCACAAGGTCACCCGCAACGGCGAGCAGATTTCGCTGACGCCGCTGGAGTTCGACCTGCTGGTGGCGTTGGCGCGCAAACCACGCCAGGTGTTTACTCGTGATGTGCTGCTCGAACAGGTGTGGGGGTACCGGCACCCCGCGGACACCCGTTTGGTGAACGTGCATGTTCAACGGTTGCGGGCCAAGGTCGAGAAGGACCCGGAGAACCCGCAGGTGGTGTTGACCGTTCGAGGAGTGGGATACAAGGCCGGACCGCCGTGA
- the mtrB gene encoding MtrAB system histidine kinase MtrB, whose protein sequence is MIFGSRRRIHRRSAPLVRGLGVLGRALSLAWRRSLQLRVVSLTLGLSLAVILVLGFVLTSQITDRILDVKVRAATEEIERARTTVSGIVGGEETRSLDSSLQLARNTLIDRTADDPGLAGTFDAVLLVPGDGPRAATAAGPVQQVPEALRDFVKAGQVSYQYATVHTDTFSGPALIVGSPTSSPVTNLELYLIFPLNNEESTIALVRGTMATAGVVLLGLLAAIALLVARQIVLPVRSASRIAERFAEGHLTERMPVRGEDDMARLAVSFNDMAESLHRQITQLEEFGNLQRRFTSDVSHELRTPLTTVRMAADLIHDHSEDLDPALRRSIELMVSELDRFESLLNDLLEISRHDAGVAELAVEAVDLRNIVRSALDNVGHLAEDAGIELIVELPPNEVIAEVDPRRVERILRNLIANAIDHAEHKPVRIRMAADADTVAVTVRDYGVGLRPGEEKLVFSRFWRADPSRVRRSGGTGLGLAISIEDARLHQGRLEAWGEPGKGACFRLTLPLVRGHKVTTSPLPMKPIDPDEPPPSTRDRQHAQEGV, encoded by the coding sequence GTGATCTTCGGTTCTCGGCGGCGGATCCATCGCCGCTCGGCGCCGTTGGTGCGCGGGCTGGGAGTGCTCGGGCGGGCGTTGAGCCTGGCCTGGCGGCGTTCGCTGCAGCTGCGTGTGGTGTCGTTGACGCTGGGGTTGTCGCTCGCCGTCATCCTGGTGCTCGGCTTCGTGCTGACCAGCCAGATCACCGACCGCATCCTCGACGTCAAGGTGCGCGCGGCCACCGAGGAGATCGAACGCGCCCGCACCACCGTCAGCGGCATCGTCGGCGGTGAGGAGACCCGCTCGCTGGACAGCAGCCTGCAGCTGGCGCGCAACACCCTGATCGACCGCACCGCCGACGATCCGGGACTGGCGGGCACCTTCGACGCGGTGCTGCTGGTGCCCGGCGACGGACCGCGCGCGGCCACCGCCGCCGGCCCGGTGCAGCAGGTGCCCGAGGCGTTGCGCGACTTCGTCAAGGCCGGGCAGGTCAGCTACCAGTACGCGACCGTGCACACCGACACGTTCTCCGGACCCGCGCTGATCGTGGGCAGCCCGACGTCGTCGCCGGTGACGAACCTCGAGCTGTACCTGATCTTCCCGCTCAACAACGAGGAGTCGACCATCGCGCTGGTGCGCGGCACGATGGCCACCGCCGGTGTGGTGCTGCTCGGCCTGCTCGCCGCGATCGCGCTGCTGGTGGCCCGTCAGATCGTGCTGCCGGTGCGCTCGGCGTCGCGCATCGCCGAACGCTTCGCCGAGGGCCACCTCACCGAGCGGATGCCGGTGCGCGGCGAGGACGACATGGCGCGGCTGGCGGTGTCGTTCAACGACATGGCCGAGAGCCTGCACCGCCAGATCACCCAGCTGGAGGAGTTCGGCAACCTGCAGCGCCGCTTCACCTCCGACGTCAGCCACGAGCTGCGCACCCCGCTGACCACGGTGCGGATGGCCGCCGACCTGATCCACGACCACTCCGAGGATCTCGACCCGGCGCTGCGCCGCTCGATCGAGCTGATGGTCAGCGAGCTGGACCGGTTCGAGTCGCTGCTCAACGACCTGCTCGAGATCTCGCGCCACGACGCCGGTGTCGCCGAACTGGCGGTGGAGGCCGTCGACCTGCGCAACATCGTGCGCAGCGCGCTCGACAACGTCGGCCACCTCGCCGAGGACGCCGGTATCGAGCTGATCGTGGAGCTGCCGCCCAACGAGGTCATCGCCGAGGTCGACCCGCGGCGGGTGGAGCGCATCCTGCGCAACCTGATCGCCAACGCCATCGACCACGCCGAGCACAAGCCGGTGCGCATCCGGATGGCCGCCGACGCGGACACCGTCGCGGTGACCGTGCGCGATTACGGGGTCGGGCTGCGGCCCGGCGAGGAGAAGCTGGTGTTCAGCCGGTTCTGGCGGGCCGACCCGTCGCGGGTGCGTCGCTCCGGCGGCACCGGTCTGGGCCTGGCGATCAGCATCGAGGACGCCCGACTGCACCAGGGCCGGCTGGAGGCGTGGGGCGAACCGGGCAAGGGCGCCTGCTTCCGGCTGACGCTGCCGCTGGTGCGCGGCCACAAGGTCACCACCAGCCCGCTGCCGATGAAGCCGATCGACCCCGACGAGCCGCCGCCGTCCACCCGCGACCGTCAGCATGCCCAGGAGGGCGTGTGA